From the genome of Nitrosomonas sp., one region includes:
- a CDS encoding esterase-like activity of phytase family protein yields MKKNKHLSLNIVNALTAIVLLTYVLQPFTTQADNRYFNRIGTFPVYLNTDINLETVAEIVDASKDGKTLVYTDSETGKLGFVDIKKPAQPKALGAIDVGGEPTSVAVVGDYALVAVNTSPSFVAPSGHLHVVDIKTQAIVATHPLAGQPDSVAVSPDERYAAVVIENERDEDLGNGEPPQAPSGLLQIIDLIGMPSGWAIRNINLDAIAGLFPDDAEPEYVDINTDNIAVVTMQENNHIVLIDLATGSIVNHFTAGTVDLPQIDTKEEDPALISLTDSLLAIPREPDGVSWISNELFATADEGDLFGGSRGFTVFDTDGNVVFSSGNTLEHEVVRLGHYPDDRSKNKGNEPENVEFAVFGDKRFLFVASERSNVVFVYKVKGENNRLEFVQTLPAGVGPEGIKAIPDRNLFVAASENDSRDDKFRSVITIYQLKEKSANYPTVISADRVDGTPIPWGALSSFAIDPKDDKTMYSVHDSFYQQSRIYVMNIQKVPAVIVDEIVLKDGGQAVNLDAEGVAVSASNDGTFWVASEGAGSVDDPSRPVTSLNLLVHVAADGTVIETVTLPDAVNAKQRRFGFEGVASVMENGNEVLYVAFQRAWVGDPEPNNIDDGGKVRIGRYDTTNGEWTFAYYPLEVRQSPNGGWVGLSEITALGNGHFAVVERDNQGNTDARIKRVYVFSARDVVFKAEGEALDTVSKTLARDLLPDLKATGGMVLEKIESLAINRRGDMYFANDNDGVNDSNGETQLIRVKGVFKQSHHSHDFDYNDNDYEFDDDEDDDDDDDY; encoded by the coding sequence ATGAAGAAGAATAAACACTTGTCATTAAACATCGTCAACGCGCTGACTGCGATTGTTTTGCTGACATATGTTTTACAACCTTTTACAACTCAAGCAGATAATCGCTATTTTAATCGTATCGGAACATTCCCCGTTTATCTAAATACCGATATTAATCTTGAAACGGTTGCAGAAATTGTCGATGCCAGCAAAGACGGCAAGACGCTTGTTTATACCGACAGCGAAACAGGCAAACTGGGTTTTGTCGATATCAAAAAGCCCGCGCAACCGAAAGCACTGGGCGCAATTGACGTGGGTGGTGAACCAACGTCCGTTGCCGTTGTTGGTGATTATGCACTTGTTGCGGTAAATACATCCCCCAGTTTTGTTGCACCGAGCGGACATCTGCATGTTGTCGATATCAAAACACAGGCCATTGTCGCAACACACCCATTGGCGGGCCAACCGGATTCGGTTGCAGTCAGTCCTGATGAACGCTATGCCGCTGTGGTCATAGAAAATGAGCGCGATGAAGATCTGGGTAATGGTGAACCGCCTCAAGCGCCATCCGGGTTGTTGCAAATTATCGATTTGATCGGTATGCCTTCGGGTTGGGCTATCCGTAATATCAATCTGGACGCAATTGCCGGTTTATTTCCGGACGATGCCGAACCGGAGTATGTCGATATCAACACAGACAATATCGCTGTTGTTACGATGCAGGAAAATAATCATATCGTTTTGATTGATCTGGCAACGGGCAGCATTGTGAATCATTTCACTGCCGGCACGGTTGACCTGCCCCAGATTGATACCAAAGAAGAAGATCCTGCGCTGATCAGTTTGACTGACAGTTTGCTTGCTATTCCACGCGAGCCAGATGGTGTGTCCTGGATTTCCAATGAACTTTTTGCAACAGCAGATGAAGGCGATCTGTTTGGCGGCAGCCGCGGTTTTACCGTATTCGATACCGATGGCAATGTGGTTTTTTCCTCCGGGAACACCCTGGAACATGAAGTTGTTCGCTTGGGCCATTATCCGGATGATCGCTCTAAAAATAAAGGTAACGAACCCGAGAATGTGGAATTTGCAGTCTTTGGCGATAAGCGATTTTTGTTTGTGGCATCTGAACGTTCAAATGTTGTTTTTGTATATAAAGTAAAAGGGGAAAATAATAGGCTTGAGTTCGTGCAAACGCTTCCAGCAGGTGTTGGGCCTGAAGGTATTAAAGCCATCCCGGATAGAAATCTGTTTGTTGCCGCGAGCGAGAATGATTCGCGAGATGATAAATTCCGCAGTGTAATCACTATCTATCAACTGAAAGAAAAAAGCGCGAATTATCCGACCGTAATCTCGGCAGACAGAGTTGATGGCACACCGATTCCATGGGGCGCATTATCAAGTTTCGCCATTGATCCCAAAGATGACAAAACAATGTATAGCGTTCATGACAGCTTCTATCAGCAAAGCCGCATTTACGTCATGAACATCCAAAAAGTGCCTGCCGTCATCGTTGATGAAATTGTCCTTAAAGATGGCGGACAAGCGGTCAATCTGGACGCTGAAGGCGTCGCAGTCAGCGCCAGTAATGACGGTACTTTCTGGGTTGCTTCAGAAGGCGCCGGTTCTGTAGATGATCCGAGCAGACCGGTAACCAGTCTTAATTTATTAGTCCATGTTGCAGCAGACGGAACGGTAATCGAGACGGTTACATTGCCGGATGCGGTTAATGCCAAGCAACGCCGGTTTGGTTTTGAAGGTGTCGCTTCTGTTATGGAAAATGGCAATGAAGTACTCTATGTTGCTTTTCAGCGCGCCTGGGTTGGCGATCCTGAACCGAACAATATTGATGACGGCGGCAAGGTCAGAATCGGACGGTATGACACTACGAACGGCGAATGGACATTTGCGTATTATCCGCTGGAGGTGCGTCAGTCACCCAATGGCGGCTGGGTTGGATTGTCAGAAATCACCGCACTGGGTAATGGCCACTTTGCCGTTGTCGAGCGCGATAATCAGGGCAATACCGATGCGCGTATTAAACGGGTTTACGTATTTTCAGCACGTGACGTTGTCTTTAAAGCTGAGGGTGAAGCCCTTGATACGGTGAGCAAAACGCTGGCGCGTGATTTATTGCCTGATCTGAAAGCAACGGGTGGAATGGTGTTAGAAAAAATTGAAAGCCTTGCAATTAACAGGAGAGGAGATATGTACTTTGCAAATGATAATGATGGCGTCAACGACTCCAATGGAGAGACGCAATTGATACGCGTCAAAGGTGTGTTCAAACAGTCACATCATAGTCACGACTTCGATTATAACGACAATGATTACGAATTCGATGACGACGAGGACGACGATGATGACGACGACTATTAA